From Candidatus Poribacteria bacterium:
GTTCAAGTAAGTAAGCCCGCGATGATGATAGGCATCTACATAATCGGGTTTGAGTTCTATTGCTTTGGTATAGTCTGAAATAGCGTTGTCATACTCGTCTATATTAAAGTGAACCAACCCGCGATTATAATAGATAACGGCATCATTTGATTTCAATGCTAATGCTTCATTATAATGCATAATAGCTTTGTCAAAGGCGTTTTGTTTTTCTTCAGATGTACTCGCTTCAATTCCTCTATGTTGCCAAGTTAGACCCCTATGATACTCAGTATAGGCACTATGATGAATGTTGTGAGTCATGACAAATCCATAGAGATCGTTATAAATGGTTTTAGTAGATATACCATGTGCTTTCTGTAGGTGATCTAGTATAGATTGTTTGAGGTTATGTGGGATAGTGATTACATCAGATGCGTTCGGTTGAATAAAGCCCTTGGGAGGTCTAATAAATACAATCTTTTGGATACTGACATGACCGTGTGGTTTCGACAAAGGATTGTAGATTATATCTTTTATTTCTTCGATTTTTTGTAGGATAACTCTACCATCTTTATCAGACGAATCAACACAGGCAAAGAAAAGGGCGATGAGATAGTCAGTTGTAAACTCAATGAGGTTAGTTTTCCCACCATAACGTTGGATATCCATAAGGATGTTGAGATCGCTTGTTTCATCTGTGTAATCCTTCGCCTCGGTTAAAATTTCCATTTGAAGGGTTTCTATATCAAAAGAATCCGTTTCAATATCTTGGTATTCGCGGTAGAGGCTTGAGCAGATTTTTGGATAGTGAGTGGGCTCTCCTCGATATATGTAGGTACTGTCTGCCAATTTTTCCGTAATTTTACGAATAATTTCCAAAACGCTGCTTAAAAGACTATCTGGAGAACTGGATTGATTTAACATAGGATCAACTTCCTTTATAAGGATGGCTTTTGTAATGCAATAATAACACATCCACGGAGATGCATCGGCGAATTTTATGGTAAAACCTAAAAACAAATAGACACTCTCCACTCACTGGTAGGCGAGGTTTCTAACCTCACCGGTGCGGAGTGTCCAATTAATTCTAAACTTTACTATAATCAGCGAACTTATTGACAAAGGGACACACATGGTTGCTAATAGTGTTTGCAAAAATCAACGATGTATCCTATTGCGGTAATTTGCCGTTTTGTATTGGTTGGTTATCAAGTTTTTACTTGATAAGGTTCTTTAAATACTTCTTTTAAATGCCACCTCGTGAAATTTTCGTTAGGGTAGTAGATTTGCTCTTGTGGTGGAAAGTCAATCTCTCGACCGTCAAATTGCTTCAGCCATTCTTCAAAACCTACTGATGTTTTATCAACATATTCCGATACGCGAACTTCCAATTGGTCAGACAACGTAAAAGCACCTCGATCAAAAAGTTTATGGTGTAGTGAACATAAAGCAATTCCATTTCCTTCTTTGTCGGGGCCTTTTGCCATTCTCCACTTGATATGGGCGGCTTCCAACGCGATAGGACGGTTGCGTAATGTCACGTTAAAGCCGCAGATCGCGCACCTGTGCCTATATGCTTCCAAGATTTTCCGCCGAAAGTTGGGGTCACGTGGTTGATTAGGTAGCCCAAAGGACAATTCAATCCCGACAGCTTGTAAAATGTCTTCATGGTATGAGATTGGAAAATGGGAAGTTAACAGACGACCGATTACTTCAAAAGTTAAACCGAAATCATTTTGAAGTTGATCGGCGATTTCTTCTGGAAAACCACCAGAAGTTTCATATTCCCTCAGATCCGTTATAGAGGCATTACCTTTGTGAACATAAATTTTGTCGGCATTAGTAACCTCCCAAACTTCGTCATTTTGCAAGCGCCAAAACGGGTCTGCTGGATTATATTGCTCACGCCACGGTCCAAATTCTCGTAGTAAGTCTGGAAGATGTGTTTCTATATCTACGTATGATGTGAATCTACCTGTACAATCTTCACCGCCCAACAATTTTCCCATCGCGTACAATACAAGAAGTGGCTTGTGTACTGCCCTTTCTTCGCCTCGTTTCCATGGATTCAATTTCTGGAATTTTCGGATAATTGTTTCTCTATCCATTGGTAATCTCCACAGTATCATTTATGGCAAATCAAACACGGTTCTTCGTCATCTTCATCGTCATGGACATCGGTGAGGACATCTATCAGATTCGGTATCAGAAAAGAAGTATTCCATCTCTGGCACTCTATCGCGCATGTAAACAGCGAGTACAGAACTGTCTTTTCCGTCAGATAGACCGAGAAGATGTCGTATCTTTTGTCCCACATTTCCTCCTGGGATCGTTTCTATCCGCCAATATACTTATTTGTATCCAGTACGATACACATTAGGGAGATAATTTATTCCTTTTACCTGCTCTCTCTGCGCCTCCTTCAGTGATTGCCTGTTCAATATCTGCCTGTGCTTCTTCTTCACTCACTGCTGGCACTTTTTTCCATATCCTATCCAACACTGAAAAGGATTTCTCTCGCTGTTTAAGCATTTCCTCGTAGACTTCAATCGGAACAATGGCGGCGAATGGTTTGTTGGCACGTTTGACTATCAGTCGGTCTCCATTGCGGTGGATCCCGTCAAGTAATTCACCGAGTTTCCGATGTAATTCCGTTGCAGAAACTTCTTTCCTCATCGTTTACTCCTGTTATTTATTTTTATGTGTAAGGGACAGGACATATATTCCAAAGTATATCATAAGTTTAGCGAAAAATCAAAGATATTTCGTTAGGTGTTCAGAGGTATTCAGCAGTCAATGCGTATCGCGCCTACAGAAGAAATTGAAACGGAGGTTAGTGATGTGCTATACTAACACTGTTATTGTAACGCTGTATCGGAGGACGAACGCGCCTACATGCACATCGAAACACTTGATTACCCGCTAATCCACATCCCCGCTGGTGAGTTCACGATGGGAACGATTCCCACCGGAATGCGGAAGACCGATCCAGAAGAACCGCAACGGAGCGTCCAACTCGATGCTTACGCCATCGGTGCGTATCAGATCACGAATGCACAGTACGCGCAATTTGTAGAGGCGACGGGACATCCGCATCCACTGTTCTGGACGGAAGAACATCTCAACGCATCCGATTGCCCGGTCGTCGGTGTGAGTTGGCAGGATGCGACGCATTTTTTGGCGTGGCTCGGTTCACTTGAAAACGCCGAATATCGCTTGCCGACGGAGGCGGAGTGGGAGAAAGCAGCACGCGGCACCGATGCCCGCGAGTATCCCTGGGGAGATATATGGGATGCAAGTAGGGCAAACACATCGGAATCGGGAAACAAGCAGCTGATACCTGTTGGGAGTTATCCGTCAGGTGTGAGTCCTTACGGGTGCTACGATATGGCGGGCAACGCCTACGATTGGTGTTCCGACTGGTTCCACATGGAGACATATAAATACTCGCCTACCGAGAATCCGATCGGTGCAAGTGAAGGTCGGCGGAAAGTGATTCGTGGCGGTTCATGGATCGCACGAGGTGAGTTCGCCGCACGCTGCGCCAACCGTGCAGCGTATGAACCGATACAGGCGATTCACAGCGTCGGCTTTCGGATCGCCATGGATGTAGAATAGTTGTCAG
This genomic window contains:
- a CDS encoding tetratricopeptide repeat protein, translated to MLNQSSSPDSLLSSVLEIIRKITEKLADSTYIYRGEPTHYPKICSSLYREYQDIETDSFDIETLQMEILTEAKDYTDETSDLNILMDIQRYGGKTNLIEFTTDYLIALFFACVDSSDKDGRVILQKIEEIKDIIYNPLSKPHGHVSIQKIVFIRPPKGFIQPNASDVITIPHNLKQSILDHLQKAHGISTKTIYNDLYGFVMTHNIHHSAYTEYHRGLTWQHRGIEASTSEEKQNAFDKAIMHYNEALALKSNDAVIYYNRGLVHFNIDEYDNAISDYTKAIELKPDYVDAYHHRGLTYLNNGQYDNAISDYTKAIELKPDY
- a CDS encoding HNH endonuclease, whose amino-acid sequence is MDRETIIRKFQKLNPWKRGEERAVHKPLLVLYAMGKLLGGEDCTGRFTSYVDIETHLPDLLREFGPWREQYNPADPFWRLQNDEVWEVTNADKIYVHKGNASITDLREYETSGGFPEEIADQLQNDFGLTFEVIGRLLTSHFPISYHEDILQAVGIELSFGLPNQPRDPNFRRKILEAYRHRCAICGFNVTLRNRPIALEAAHIKWRMAKGPDKEGNGIALCSLHHKLFDRGAFTLSDQLEVRVSEYVDKTSVGFEEWLKQFDGREIDFPPQEQIYYPNENFTRWHLKEVFKEPYQVKT
- a CDS encoding type II toxin-antitoxin system Phd/YefM family antitoxin, yielding MRKEVSATELHRKLGELLDGIHRNGDRLIVKRANKPFAAIVPIEVYEEMLKQREKSFSVLDRIWKKVPAVSEEEAQADIEQAITEGGAERAGKRNKLSP
- a CDS encoding SUMF1/EgtB/PvdO family nonheme iron enzyme, which codes for MHIETLDYPLIHIPAGEFTMGTIPTGMRKTDPEEPQRSVQLDAYAIGAYQITNAQYAQFVEATGHPHPLFWTEEHLNASDCPVVGVSWQDATHFLAWLGSLENAEYRLPTEAEWEKAARGTDAREYPWGDIWDASRANTSESGNKQLIPVGSYPSGVSPYGCYDMAGNAYDWCSDWFHMETYKYSPTENPIGASEGRRKVIRGGSWIARGEFAARCANRAAYEPIQAIHSVGFRIAMDVE